The following are from one region of the Stigmatella ashevillena genome:
- a CDS encoding cytochrome P450, giving the protein MRLLPGPGIPSALQIARYRFQPFEFLDDCASRYGDLFTVRFPILGPLVCASRPESIRRIFAASAEELRLGEANDIFRPLFGERSISVLDGPSHLKLRRLSVPLFQGEQSYAWTEMILEVAARRTRRWRPGQHLRLREEMEALTLEVILRALLGLEDPAQLRLVSRHARTMVQWSASPFGALLMVPALRRDLGPLTPWKGYHRDLSTLAEWVMTQAAQRRRAGDAADRRDLLSRLMEGGAGLSDEELKDLLLMLLFAGYETTATSLCWAFEALLSHPGERTWVERELEDVTGGGPLEAGHLEHLARLDSAIKEVLRLYPVVPILGMARRAVRPFELQGVTFPAGTKLVPTSYLAQRRADVYPEPTLFRAGRFLDSKPDPSAWLPFGGGLRRCVGLPFALHELKAVLAHVLSQTRLRLTRGSPARASLDGITVGPQGGTPVVVESVRA; this is encoded by the coding sequence ATGCGTCTCCTTCCAGGGCCAGGCATACCGTCCGCTCTTCAGATTGCGCGGTACCGCTTCCAGCCCTTTGAGTTTCTCGACGACTGCGCGAGCCGCTATGGAGATCTCTTCACCGTCCGTTTCCCTATCCTGGGACCGCTTGTCTGTGCGAGCCGTCCGGAAAGCATTCGCCGCATCTTCGCGGCCAGCGCCGAGGAATTGCGGCTGGGTGAGGCCAATGACATTTTCAGGCCCCTGTTTGGCGAGCGCTCCATTTCGGTGCTCGACGGCCCCAGCCACTTGAAATTGCGCCGTCTGTCCGTGCCCTTGTTCCAGGGTGAGCAGTCCTATGCCTGGACGGAGATGATCCTCGAGGTGGCCGCCCGGAGGACCCGCCGCTGGCGTCCCGGCCAGCACCTGCGGCTGCGTGAGGAGATGGAAGCGTTGACGCTGGAGGTCATCCTCCGGGCCCTGCTGGGGTTGGAGGATCCCGCCCAGTTGAGGCTCGTCAGCCGCCATGCTCGGACCATGGTCCAATGGTCGGCATCTCCTTTTGGCGCATTGCTCATGGTGCCCGCGCTCCGGCGTGACTTGGGCCCGCTCACGCCCTGGAAGGGCTACCACCGGGATCTCTCCACGCTGGCGGAGTGGGTCATGACCCAGGCCGCGCAGCGTCGGCGCGCGGGGGATGCCGCCGACCGGAGGGATCTGCTCTCACGCCTCATGGAGGGGGGCGCGGGCCTGAGCGACGAGGAGCTGAAGGATCTGCTCCTCATGCTGCTCTTCGCCGGGTACGAGACGACGGCGACCTCCCTGTGCTGGGCATTCGAGGCGCTCCTGTCCCACCCCGGGGAGCGAACATGGGTGGAGCGGGAGTTGGAGGACGTCACCGGAGGCGGGCCGCTGGAGGCCGGGCACCTGGAGCACCTCGCGCGTCTGGACTCCGCCATCAAGGAGGTGCTGCGCCTGTACCCGGTGGTGCCCATCCTCGGCATGGCCCGGCGCGCGGTGCGCCCCTTCGAGCTTCAGGGGGTGACGTTTCCGGCGGGCACCAAGCTCGTGCCCACCAGCTACCTGGCCCAGCGCCGGGCCGACGTCTATCCAGAGCCCACGCTGTTTCGCGCGGGGCGGTTCCTGGACAGCAAGCCGGATCCCTCCGCGTGGTTGCCTTTCGGAGGGGGGCTGCGGCGCTGCGTGGGGCTGCCCTTCGCGCTGCACGAGCTGAAGGCAGTGCTGGCCCACGTGCTCAGCCAGACGCGGCTGCGCCTGACGCGCGGCTCCCCGGCCCGCGCCTCCCTGGACGGCATCACGGTGGGGCCGCAGGGAGGTACGCCGGTCGTCGTGGAGTCCGTCAGGGCCTAA
- a CDS encoding non-ribosomal peptide synthetase yields MTSAHGGGQRQTSASFIHALFEFQADTRPEAIAVHSEQGSLTYRQLDERANRVAHALRAWGVGPESRVGLCTGRCLEMMVGLLGILKAGGAYVPLDPVYPRPRLAFMLEDARISVLLTRRAVEGVLPLDSRRVLRLDEEEGLAEVPSSRPEPLAGPEHLAYVLYTSGSTGRPKGVLVEHRSLLNLAESLGQTFGLGGDSHVLQYASLCFDVSLWEILAAGWAGGTLHLMPPEARLPGPALLALLRERAITHAALPPSVLAVLPDAELPALQVLVSTGEECSASVAARWSPGRRFFNAYGPTEATVHATLFEGTGGARPPPIGRPMRGMSAHVLDDQLRPVAEGAVGELYLGGVGVARGYLHRPELTAERFVPHPETGERLYRTGDSARWLPDGNLDYLGRRDHQVKIRGHRVEPGEVEHVLAQHPAVRAVVVVGREEVPGAPRLVAYLAVRPGSTPGPSGWRRLVREALPEYMVPAVFVELPALPLSPNGKVDRQALPAPGKARPALAVPFRPPLTPLQCTLESVWGQVLGVSPVGLEDDFLELGGDSLRAAAMAARVREVLEVDLSPHELLQGCTLAHLAERTEALRQAPRGVPPLVSAARPERLPLSFAQQRLWFLEQLTPGTAVYNLPFILRLSGPLEVSALKQGLEALVLRHETLRTTFPFEGSEPVQRIAPPAPVPWTVFDGRTLSEGEREARLAERVRTELARPFALGEGPLLRAHLVTWSETEHALLLAIHHAVCDGASMEVLLRDLTALYEAFLHGEPAPLPGLPVQYADYTLWQQQWMRGPVLERGLAFWREQLEGAPRSLDLPADKPRPVTPSFRGAAVAFQIPTETSQALEAFARAEGATPVMALLAGLGILLKRCTGSEEVLVGSPVAGRDRSELEGMIGFFVNTLVLRVQLHGNPSFRELLSRVRERSLAAYAHQDIPFEKLVETLRPDRTGGHQPLFQVMFAPQRPPPEAVARGGLTLRLSEADIQTAPFELTWNVWERDGRWEGTLLYSTELFEADTADRLLRDFKAILEEASRAPELRLSQYERPSRWSASEGASASEMEAALVALPWVEEGAVRLRRSPQSQTLRVAYVVSSSRTPVSPAQLELPPSLTPDGLVALHALPRTSTGQVDEEALRQLPLLDEEISRQWEEQLHRQPDTGEVAVTLLPWQEPASFLHLSDVLPGFQTDVSGSEALSPVEAEEAPRWEPGALALLAFSDGGPLEFPPGAPRTLVEALVRTAVEAPERGITYVGAEGVEQYQRYPELLHEARCVLTGLRASGLGPGARVILQLGSLREHCTSLWACLLGGMTPVTVAIAPAYEPDNAVAVKLHNIWELLGHPPVLTSARLVQALEGVRTRFPMEDVRLLCVEELQGHPPAEALHPAKPEEVAFLQLSSGSTGVPKCIQETHWGLIHHFHAEARVNGYIPDDVSFNWLPFDHVAPTLIYHLGVTYLGHAQVHSSTEWVLGDPLRWLDLMEKHRVSYSWSPNFGFKLVSDAVRQAPHRSWRLDRLKRLMNAGEQVTAPVIREFIQALAPFGLRTQVMQPGYGMAELCTAITYQNDFHPERGVHRVAKSSLNGPLVLKDTEDASTVTFVEVGPPNPGVQLRIVDADHRLLPEGVIGRVQARGAVVTPGYLHNEAANREAFVDGGWFNTGDSGFLLRGRLTLTGREKEMIIVRGSHLYCHEIEDMVRDIDGVEPTYVGACSVDVSALGTEGFAIFFVPQEAELAGWARIATEMRMRVTARLGAAPTFIIPVAREAFPRTTSGKIQRGVLKKALEEGRFAQTLRALDLHQGNANTLPAWFFRRVWRPKAASPRAPAPEGACLLFLKGEGLGTRLREALLQEGRRCITVEPGAAFVRTGPDAFCLRPEDAEAYPRLLAALAEEGVRLAQVLHLWTFGGQTAPPEEAPREGVLSLLLLSQALSRQWADTTPLRLQVVSHHAQSLAPGEEMEADKALMLGLIQTIPQEVPWLDARHVDLPPVPPEQAVGWVLRELETLPRDREVAWRQGKRFVPRLEQVHPTSLGSRKPPFVSGGVYLLSGGLGSLGIELSRRLLKQYQARLLLLGRTPLEAPQAEARLEAWKELGVLAAKHGGEVHYEAVDVCDAEAVGDAVSRAEGRWGRPLEGVLHLAGVLEERVLAEETVEHFLSVLRPKVEGTRALEQLLGPRPEAFFVGFSSVNGVFGGFSVAAYSAANRFLEHFVQARRGVEGSRHFCFSWSRWEGTGLVLSETEERLAHARGYQTLSQSRGWNSLRVALGQPPENLLVGLDARSLPIRVRMDGVPLPAVQLRAFVTGSPAKDTSAGASGPEIRDVLGVRTPVPVLQRLERIPRTASGAVDTGALRALEGGAPRAAQERLALRGEAERKIATIWKEALGVEEVGALDNFFELGGHSLLLSQVRSRLEQDFGRPLPVLELFRYPTVRALAAYLSGQEAHPSGSEQIEERARKQRSAQGRHRLRHTVKGRIEQDE; encoded by the coding sequence ATGACATCGGCCCACGGCGGCGGGCAACGGCAGACCTCCGCCTCGTTCATCCACGCGTTGTTCGAGTTCCAGGCAGACACACGCCCGGAGGCGATCGCCGTTCACTCGGAGCAGGGCTCGCTCACCTACCGCCAATTGGATGAGCGTGCCAACCGGGTGGCCCATGCCCTGCGGGCGTGGGGCGTGGGGCCGGAGAGCCGGGTGGGGCTGTGCACCGGGCGATGTCTGGAAATGATGGTGGGCCTGCTTGGGATTCTCAAGGCAGGGGGGGCCTATGTGCCGCTGGACCCTGTCTATCCCCGCCCGCGTCTGGCCTTCATGCTGGAGGACGCCCGCATCTCCGTGCTGCTGACCCGGCGGGCCGTGGAGGGGGTGTTGCCCCTGGACTCCCGGCGCGTCCTTCGCCTCGACGAGGAAGAGGGGCTGGCAGAGGTGCCCTCCTCCCGCCCCGAGCCGCTCGCGGGCCCGGAGCACCTGGCGTATGTGCTCTACACCTCGGGCTCCACGGGGCGGCCCAAGGGCGTCCTGGTGGAGCACCGAAGCTTGCTCAACCTGGCGGAATCCCTTGGGCAGACATTTGGCCTGGGAGGGGACAGCCATGTCTTGCAATACGCCTCGCTCTGCTTCGATGTCTCGCTCTGGGAAATCCTGGCGGCCGGGTGGGCAGGGGGAACGCTTCACCTGATGCCGCCGGAGGCGCGGCTGCCCGGGCCCGCGTTGCTGGCACTGCTGCGCGAGCGCGCCATCACCCACGCGGCGCTGCCGCCCTCCGTGCTCGCCGTCCTGCCGGATGCGGAGCTGCCCGCGCTCCAGGTGCTGGTCTCCACGGGAGAGGAGTGCTCCGCGAGCGTCGCCGCGCGGTGGAGCCCCGGCCGGCGCTTCTTCAATGCCTATGGGCCGACCGAGGCCACCGTTCACGCCACGCTCTTCGAGGGAACCGGCGGTGCGCGTCCGCCCCCGATCGGCCGTCCGATGCGGGGGATGAGCGCGCACGTGCTGGATGATCAGCTCCGGCCTGTCGCCGAGGGAGCGGTGGGAGAGCTGTACCTGGGCGGTGTGGGAGTTGCCAGGGGGTATCTCCACCGGCCAGAGCTGACGGCGGAGCGCTTCGTTCCCCACCCGGAGACAGGAGAGCGCTTGTACCGGACGGGAGACTCGGCCCGGTGGTTGCCGGATGGGAACCTGGACTACCTCGGTCGGCGGGACCATCAGGTGAAGATCCGGGGCCACCGGGTGGAGCCGGGAGAGGTGGAGCACGTGCTGGCCCAGCACCCAGCGGTGCGAGCCGTGGTGGTGGTGGGCCGCGAGGAGGTGCCCGGCGCGCCCCGGTTGGTGGCCTACCTCGCCGTCCGGCCGGGAAGCACGCCGGGCCCCTCGGGGTGGCGCCGCCTCGTCCGCGAAGCGCTGCCGGAGTACATGGTGCCCGCGGTGTTCGTGGAGTTGCCCGCCCTGCCCCTCTCGCCCAACGGCAAGGTGGATCGGCAGGCCCTCCCCGCGCCGGGAAAGGCCCGCCCCGCGCTGGCGGTCCCCTTCCGCCCTCCCCTCACGCCGCTCCAGTGCACGCTGGAGAGCGTGTGGGGCCAGGTGCTTGGCGTGTCCCCCGTGGGGCTCGAGGATGACTTCCTGGAACTGGGCGGAGACTCCTTGAGGGCGGCGGCGATGGCCGCGCGTGTGAGGGAAGTCCTGGAGGTGGACTTGTCCCCGCATGAGCTCCTCCAGGGCTGCACCCTCGCCCATCTGGCCGAGCGCACCGAGGCCTTGAGGCAGGCCCCCCGGGGAGTGCCTCCCCTCGTGTCGGCGGCGCGCCCGGAGCGGCTGCCGCTCTCCTTCGCCCAGCAGCGGTTGTGGTTCCTGGAGCAGCTCACCCCCGGGACAGCCGTCTACAACCTGCCCTTCATTCTCCGGCTCAGCGGCCCGCTGGAGGTCTCCGCGCTGAAGCAGGGCTTGGAGGCGCTGGTCCTCCGCCATGAAACCTTGCGGACCACCTTCCCCTTTGAGGGAAGCGAGCCGGTGCAACGCATTGCACCTCCTGCCCCCGTGCCCTGGACGGTGTTCGATGGGCGCACGCTCTCGGAGGGCGAGCGGGAGGCCCGGCTGGCGGAGCGTGTCCGGACAGAGCTGGCGCGGCCCTTCGCCCTGGGCGAGGGGCCCTTGCTCCGGGCCCACCTCGTCACGTGGAGCGAGACCGAGCATGCGCTGCTGCTGGCCATCCACCACGCCGTCTGTGATGGCGCGTCCATGGAGGTGCTGCTCCGGGACCTGACGGCCCTCTACGAGGCCTTCCTGCACGGTGAGCCTGCGCCCTTGCCGGGACTGCCCGTCCAGTACGCGGACTACACGCTCTGGCAGCAGCAGTGGATGCGGGGGCCGGTGCTGGAGCGCGGGCTGGCCTTCTGGCGGGAGCAGCTCGAAGGCGCCCCGCGCTCCTTGGACCTTCCGGCGGACAAGCCGAGACCGGTGACACCGTCGTTCCGGGGCGCGGCCGTGGCGTTCCAGATCCCCACCGAGACATCCCAGGCCCTGGAGGCGTTCGCCCGGGCCGAAGGCGCCACCCCCGTCATGGCTTTGCTCGCGGGGCTCGGCATCCTGCTCAAGCGCTGCACGGGCAGCGAGGAGGTGCTGGTGGGGAGCCCTGTCGCGGGGCGTGACCGCAGCGAGCTGGAGGGGATGATTGGCTTCTTCGTCAACACCCTGGTGCTGCGCGTTCAGCTCCACGGCAATCCCTCCTTCCGCGAGCTGCTCTCCCGCGTGCGCGAGCGAAGCTTGGCGGCGTATGCCCACCAGGACATTCCCTTCGAGAAGCTGGTGGAGACGCTCCGGCCGGACCGGACCGGAGGCCATCAGCCCTTGTTCCAGGTGATGTTCGCGCCCCAGCGCCCTCCCCCCGAGGCGGTGGCGCGCGGCGGGCTGACGCTGCGCCTCTCGGAAGCCGATATCCAGACGGCGCCGTTCGAGCTCACCTGGAATGTGTGGGAGCGGGACGGGCGGTGGGAGGGGACACTCCTCTACAGCACCGAGCTGTTCGAGGCCGACACCGCGGACCGGCTGCTCCGAGATTTCAAGGCCATCCTGGAGGAGGCCTCCCGCGCACCGGAGCTTCGCCTTTCCCAGTACGAGCGGCCCAGCCGCTGGAGCGCGTCCGAGGGCGCGAGCGCGTCCGAAATGGAAGCGGCCCTGGTGGCGCTCCCGTGGGTGGAGGAGGGAGCGGTGCGGCTGCGGCGCTCTCCGCAGTCCCAGACGTTGCGCGTGGCCTACGTGGTTTCCAGTAGCCGCACGCCCGTGTCACCCGCGCAGCTGGAGCTTCCGCCCTCTTTGACACCGGACGGCCTCGTCGCGCTCCATGCCCTGCCGCGGACCTCCACCGGCCAGGTGGATGAAGAGGCATTGCGGCAACTGCCGCTCCTCGATGAGGAGATTTCCCGGCAGTGGGAGGAGCAACTGCACCGGCAGCCGGACACCGGCGAGGTCGCGGTGACCCTCCTTCCCTGGCAGGAGCCTGCCTCTTTTCTGCACCTTTCGGATGTTTTGCCTGGATTCCAGACAGACGTTTCTGGAAGTGAGGCGTTGTCCCCGGTGGAGGCCGAGGAGGCGCCGCGCTGGGAGCCCGGGGCCCTGGCCCTCCTGGCCTTCAGCGATGGCGGGCCGCTGGAGTTCCCCCCCGGTGCGCCGCGGACGCTCGTCGAGGCGCTGGTGCGCACGGCGGTGGAGGCCCCAGAGAGGGGAATCACGTACGTCGGCGCGGAGGGGGTGGAGCAATACCAGCGCTATCCCGAATTGTTGCACGAGGCCCGGTGTGTGCTGACCGGCTTGCGCGCCAGCGGCCTGGGGCCGGGCGCGCGGGTCATCCTGCAACTCGGCTCTCTGCGCGAGCACTGCACCAGCCTCTGGGCGTGTCTGCTGGGAGGGATGACGCCGGTCACGGTGGCGATTGCACCAGCGTACGAACCCGACAATGCCGTGGCCGTGAAACTTCACAATATCTGGGAATTGCTCGGCCACCCGCCCGTGCTGACCAGTGCCCGATTGGTGCAAGCGTTGGAAGGCGTGCGCACGCGGTTTCCCATGGAAGACGTGCGTCTGCTCTGTGTGGAGGAACTCCAAGGCCATCCTCCCGCCGAGGCGCTTCACCCGGCAAAGCCGGAAGAGGTGGCTTTTCTCCAGCTCAGCTCGGGCAGCACGGGGGTGCCCAAATGCATCCAAGAGACCCACTGGGGGCTCATTCACCATTTCCATGCCGAGGCACGGGTCAACGGCTATATCCCAGACGACGTCTCATTTAACTGGCTTCCGTTCGATCATGTGGCACCGACGCTGATCTACCACCTCGGCGTGACGTATCTGGGGCACGCCCAAGTTCATTCCAGCACCGAGTGGGTCTTGGGTGATCCACTGCGCTGGCTGGATTTGATGGAGAAGCACCGTGTCAGCTACAGCTGGTCTCCCAACTTTGGTTTCAAACTGGTCAGTGATGCCGTGCGGCAAGCGCCGCATCGCTCCTGGCGGCTCGACAGGCTCAAGCGGCTGATGAACGCGGGGGAGCAGGTGACAGCCCCCGTTATTCGAGAGTTCATCCAGGCCTTGGCGCCCTTCGGGCTCCGGACACAGGTGATGCAACCTGGGTACGGCATGGCGGAGCTGTGCACGGCCATCACCTACCAGAACGACTTTCATCCCGAGCGAGGGGTTCACCGGGTCGCCAAGTCCTCACTGAATGGGCCGCTGGTGTTGAAGGACACCGAGGATGCCTCCACGGTGACGTTCGTGGAGGTGGGTCCCCCCAATCCGGGGGTGCAATTGCGCATCGTGGACGCGGACCACCGGCTCTTGCCCGAGGGCGTGATTGGGCGGGTTCAGGCCCGGGGCGCCGTCGTGACGCCGGGCTATCTCCACAATGAGGCGGCGAACCGGGAGGCCTTCGTGGACGGGGGCTGGTTCAACACCGGGGACTCCGGCTTCCTGTTGCGGGGGCGGCTGACGCTGACCGGACGCGAGAAGGAGATGATCATCGTCCGGGGCTCGCACCTGTATTGCCATGAGATTGAAGACATGGTGCGCGACATCGACGGCGTGGAGCCGACCTATGTCGGGGCGTGCAGCGTGGATGTCTCGGCGCTGGGCACCGAAGGGTTCGCCATCTTCTTCGTGCCCCAGGAGGCGGAGCTGGCCGGGTGGGCTCGGATTGCCACCGAGATGCGGATGCGGGTCACCGCGAGGCTGGGGGCCGCGCCCACGTTCATCATCCCCGTTGCCCGTGAAGCGTTTCCCCGGACGACCAGCGGGAAGATTCAGCGAGGGGTGCTCAAGAAAGCCCTGGAGGAAGGGCGGTTTGCCCAGACGCTCCGGGCGCTGGATCTGCACCAGGGCAATGCCAACACCCTGCCCGCGTGGTTCTTTCGAAGGGTGTGGCGGCCGAAGGCGGCCTCCCCGCGTGCGCCCGCGCCCGAGGGCGCCTGTCTCCTCTTCCTGAAGGGCGAGGGGCTCGGCACGCGGTTGCGTGAGGCGCTCCTCCAGGAGGGTCGGCGGTGCATCACGGTGGAGCCGGGAGCGGCCTTTGTCAGGACAGGGCCCGATGCCTTCTGCCTGAGGCCGGAGGACGCGGAGGCCTACCCACGGTTGCTGGCCGCTCTGGCGGAAGAAGGGGTGCGGCTCGCGCAGGTGCTGCACCTGTGGACCTTCGGTGGGCAGACGGCTCCGCCGGAGGAAGCCCCGCGCGAGGGGGTGCTCAGCCTGTTGCTCTTGTCACAAGCGCTCTCCCGGCAGTGGGCGGACACGACACCGCTCCGGCTCCAGGTGGTCTCCCATCACGCGCAATCCCTCGCTCCCGGTGAGGAGATGGAGGCGGACAAGGCGCTGATGCTGGGGTTGATTCAGACGATTCCGCAGGAGGTGCCCTGGCTGGATGCCCGGCACGTGGACCTGCCCCCCGTTCCTCCCGAGCAGGCGGTGGGCTGGGTTTTGCGCGAGCTGGAGACCCTGCCCCGGGATCGCGAGGTGGCGTGGCGTCAGGGAAAGCGGTTCGTGCCGCGCCTGGAGCAAGTTCACCCCACGTCCCTGGGCTCGAGGAAACCGCCCTTTGTTTCTGGAGGCGTGTATCTGCTCAGCGGAGGACTGGGCTCGCTGGGCATCGAGCTGTCCCGCCGGTTGCTCAAACAGTATCAAGCCCGGTTGCTGCTCCTGGGCCGGACGCCACTGGAAGCCCCTCAGGCCGAGGCGCGTCTCGAGGCCTGGAAGGAGCTGGGAGTGCTGGCCGCGAAGCACGGCGGCGAGGTGCATTACGAAGCGGTGGATGTCTGTGATGCCGAGGCGGTGGGGGACGCGGTCTCTCGCGCCGAGGGGCGGTGGGGCCGTCCGCTCGAGGGCGTCCTCCATCTGGCCGGCGTCCTCGAGGAGCGGGTCCTGGCCGAGGAGACGGTGGAGCACTTCCTCTCGGTGCTGCGGCCCAAGGTGGAAGGAACGCGGGCGCTGGAGCAGCTCCTCGGCCCGAGGCCCGAGGCCTTCTTCGTGGGGTTCTCCTCGGTGAATGGTGTCTTCGGAGGGTTCTCCGTGGCCGCCTATTCCGCCGCCAATCGCTTCCTGGAGCACTTCGTCCAGGCGCGGCGAGGGGTGGAGGGCTCCCGTCACTTCTGCTTCTCCTGGAGCCGCTGGGAGGGCACGGGCCTCGTCTTGTCGGAGACGGAGGAGCGCCTGGCCCACGCCCGGGGCTACCAGACGCTCTCCCAGAGTCGAGGATGGAATTCACTCCGGGTGGCACTGGGACAGCCGCCCGAGAACCTGCTGGTGGGCCTGGATGCCCGAAGCCTCCCCATCCGCGTGCGCATGGACGGGGTGCCTCTGCCAGCAGTCCAACTGCGTGCCTTCGTCACCGGTTCGCCAGCGAAGGACACCAGCGCCGGAGCGTCCGGGCCCGAGATCCGGGATGTGCTGGGCGTGCGCACGCCCGTTCCTGTCCTCCAGCGGCTCGAACGGATTCCCCGGACCGCGTCGGGAGCGGTGGATACGGGCGCGCTGCGGGCGCTGGAGGGCGGAGCGCCCCGGGCGGCCCAGGAGCGGCTGGCACTCCGGGGCGAGGCGGAGCGGAAGATCGCCACCATTTGGAAGGAGGCGCTCGGGGTGGAGGAGGTGGGCGCCCTCGACAACTTCTTCGAGCTGGGCGGACACTCGTTGCTGCTCTCCCAGGTGCGCAGCCGGTTGGAGCAGGACTTTGGAAGGCCGCTGCCCGTGCTGGAGCTGTTCCGCTACCCCACGGTGAGGGCCCTGGCTGCATATCTCTCCGGGCAGGAGGCTCATCCCTCTGGGAGCGAGCAGATCGAAGAGCGGGCTCGCAAGCAACGTTCAGCGCAGGGCCGTCACCGGCTGCGCCACACCGTGAAGGGCAGGATCGAACAGGATGAGTAA
- a CDS encoding class I SAM-dependent methyltransferase produces MPPVHAPPYARVILEHLRGGDFDLSRLFGRHIHWGWWERAQDGDGTLPDFEAAADRMCHRLFEAGGLRDGMSVLDAGCGFGGTTAALDARFQGVSLTGLNIDAGQLERAREQVRASPGNTVSFVEGDACAMPFPDASFDAVLAVECIFHFPDRQRFFEEARRVLRPGGRLIVSDFVPRRAFAPVLAAQDVLFGAYQRRISGHVDIRYPLERYRALARRTGFAPLAEQDITANTLPTYTVVRRLMTRRFGTQAALSLSGLLTLELVTRLGLLRYMILSYSRH; encoded by the coding sequence ATGCCTCCAGTGCATGCTCCCCCCTATGCCCGGGTCATCCTGGAGCATCTGCGCGGAGGTGATTTCGACTTGAGCCGTCTCTTCGGCCGCCACATTCACTGGGGCTGGTGGGAGCGCGCGCAAGACGGAGATGGGACGTTGCCTGACTTTGAAGCCGCCGCGGACCGCATGTGCCATCGATTGTTCGAGGCGGGAGGCCTGCGCGATGGCATGAGCGTGCTGGATGCCGGGTGTGGCTTTGGAGGAACCACCGCCGCGCTGGATGCCCGCTTCCAAGGTGTTTCACTGACAGGCTTGAACATTGATGCAGGGCAATTGGAGCGTGCCAGGGAACAGGTGCGTGCAAGTCCTGGCAATACGGTGTCATTCGTGGAAGGGGACGCGTGTGCCATGCCCTTTCCAGACGCCTCGTTCGATGCCGTGCTTGCCGTTGAGTGCATCTTTCATTTCCCGGACCGCCAGCGTTTCTTCGAGGAGGCCCGCCGCGTGCTCCGGCCCGGGGGCCGTCTGATCGTCTCGGATTTCGTTCCCAGGCGCGCCTTCGCTCCGGTGCTGGCCGCGCAAGACGTGCTCTTTGGCGCCTATCAGCGCCGCATCTCTGGCCACGTGGACATCCGCTATCCGCTGGAGCGCTACCGCGCCCTGGCACGGCGGACGGGCTTTGCCCCCCTGGCCGAGCAGGACATCACCGCCAACACGCTGCCCACGTACACGGTGGTGCGGCGGCTGATGACCCGCAGGTTCGGGACGCAGGCGGCCCTGTCCCTGTCGGGCCTGCTGACGCTCGAGCTCGTCACCCGCCTGGGCCTGCTGCGGTACATGATTCTCTCTTACTCGCGGCATTGA